In Sphingobium sp. B2D3C, a genomic segment contains:
- the rpoB gene encoding DNA-directed RNA polymerase subunit beta: protein MATKALPIKPGESATKRIRKVFGNIHEVVEMPNLIEVQRESYEQFLRSNPAIGYVSGLEKTLRSVFPIRDFAGTAELDFVHYELEDPKYDTEECRQRGITYAAPMRVTLRLIVFEVDQDTETRSVLDIKEQDVYMGDMPLMTGNGTFIVNGTERVIVSQMHRSPGVLFDHDRGKTHSSGKYLFAARVIPYRGSWLDFEFDAKDIVNVRIDRKRKLPVTALLFALGLNSEEILGEFYNKVTYVRGENGWQIPYTADAWRGLKPTFDIIDAKTGEVVFAAGQKISPRAALKAAKDGLEALVIPTEEVYGRYSAYDLINESTGEIYIEAGDEVSPENLAKLDAAGIDRLELLDIDHVNTGPWIRNTLKVDKAEDRDHALSDIYRVMRPGEPPTRETAEALFEGLFFDGERYDLSAVGRVKLNMRLGLDAEDTITTLRREDILAVVKELVNLKDGKGEIDDIDNLGNRRVRSVGELLENQYRVGLLRMERAVKERMSSVDVSTVMPNDLINAKPAVAAVREFFGSSQLSQFMDQTNPLSEITHKRRVSALGPGGLTRERAGFEVRDVHPTHYGRICPIETPEGPNIGLINSLASFSRVNKYGFIETPYRKVIDNKVTDEVVYLSAMEEAKHTIAQANAEVNPDGTFAEDLISAREAGEFLMAPRDHITLMDVSPKQLVSVAASLIPFLENDDANRALMGSNMQRQAVPLVQAEAPFVGTGMEETVARDSGAAIAAKRSGIVDQVDATRIVIRATEEIEAGKSGVDIYTLMKFQRSNQDTCINQRPLVKVGEHVKAGDVIADGPSTELGELALGRNSLVAFMPWNGYNYEDSILISERIVKDDVFTSIHIEEFEVMARDTKLGPEDITRDIPNVGEEALRNLDEAGIVYIGAEVEPGDILVGKITPKGESPMTPEEKLLRAIFGEKASDVRDTSLRLPPGVAGTIVEVRVFNRHGIDKDERAMAIEREEIDRLAKDREDERAILNRATFNRLREMLIGQTATAAPKGVKKGVDITEELLSEVERHEWWKFAVADDARQSQLEAVKTQYDEAVKVIVEKFEDRVEKLQRGDELPPGVLKMVKVFVAVKRKLQPGDKMAGRHGNKGVISRILPVEDMPFLEDGTPVDIVLNPLGVPSRMNVGQIFETHLGWAARGLGQQIKHALRDWREANPNAAGGEMPEAVKERLLTVYGEDYADEIKSRSAEQVIELASNLVTGVPIATPVFDGAREADVSAMLQLAGLDTSGQSTLYDGRTGDAFDRKVTVGIIYMLKLHHLVDDKIHARSIGPYSLVTQQPLGGKAQFGGQRFGEMEVWALQAYGAAYTLQEMLTVKSDDVVGRTKVYEAIVKGDDTFEAGIPESFNVLVKEMRSLGLNVELAALEDLSDSDGDDELPEAAE from the coding sequence ATGGCAACCAAGGCTCTCCCCATCAAGCCCGGCGAAAGCGCCACCAAGCGCATCCGCAAGGTATTCGGCAACATCCACGAGGTCGTGGAAATGCCGAACCTCATCGAGGTTCAGCGCGAAAGCTATGAGCAGTTCCTGCGGTCCAATCCCGCAATCGGCTATGTGTCCGGCCTTGAGAAGACGCTGCGCAGCGTCTTCCCGATCCGTGACTTTGCCGGCACGGCCGAGCTGGACTTCGTCCACTATGAGCTGGAAGATCCCAAGTACGACACCGAGGAATGCCGTCAGCGCGGCATCACCTATGCCGCGCCGATGCGCGTCACGCTCCGCCTGATCGTCTTCGAAGTCGATCAGGACACCGAGACCCGCTCGGTTCTCGATATCAAGGAGCAGGATGTCTACATGGGCGACATGCCGCTCATGACCGGCAACGGCACCTTCATCGTCAATGGTACAGAGCGCGTCATCGTGTCCCAGATGCACCGCTCGCCGGGCGTCCTGTTCGACCATGACCGTGGCAAGACCCACTCCTCCGGCAAGTATCTCTTCGCCGCTCGCGTGATCCCGTATCGCGGTTCCTGGCTGGACTTCGAGTTCGACGCCAAGGACATCGTGAACGTGCGTATCGACCGCAAGCGCAAGCTGCCGGTCACTGCCCTGCTCTTCGCGCTTGGCCTGAACAGCGAGGAAATCCTCGGCGAGTTCTACAACAAGGTCACCTATGTACGCGGCGAGAATGGCTGGCAGATCCCCTATACGGCGGACGCCTGGCGCGGCCTCAAGCCCACCTTCGACATCATCGACGCCAAGACCGGCGAAGTGGTGTTCGCAGCCGGGCAGAAGATCAGCCCGCGTGCGGCGCTCAAGGCCGCGAAGGACGGCCTGGAAGCGCTCGTGATTCCGACCGAGGAAGTCTATGGCCGCTACAGCGCCTATGACCTGATCAACGAGAGCACCGGCGAGATCTACATCGAAGCCGGCGACGAGGTCTCGCCCGAGAACCTCGCCAAGCTGGATGCGGCCGGTATCGACCGCCTCGAACTGCTCGACATCGACCATGTGAACACAGGTCCGTGGATCCGCAACACGCTCAAGGTCGACAAGGCCGAAGACCGCGACCACGCGCTTTCCGACATCTACCGCGTCATGCGCCCCGGCGAGCCGCCGACGCGCGAGACCGCCGAAGCCCTGTTCGAAGGCCTGTTCTTCGACGGCGAGCGCTATGACCTCTCGGCCGTGGGCCGCGTGAAGCTGAACATGCGCCTTGGCCTCGACGCCGAGGACACCATCACGACGCTGCGCCGCGAGGACATCCTCGCCGTGGTCAAGGAGCTGGTGAACCTCAAGGACGGCAAGGGCGAGATCGACGACATCGACAATCTCGGCAACCGCCGCGTGCGTTCGGTAGGTGAGCTGCTGGAGAACCAGTATCGCGTCGGCCTGCTCCGCATGGAGCGCGCCGTGAAGGAGCGCATGTCCAGCGTCGACGTCTCGACGGTGATGCCGAACGACCTCATCAACGCCAAGCCCGCTGTGGCGGCGGTGCGCGAGTTCTTCGGCTCCTCGCAGCTCTCGCAGTTCATGGACCAGACCAACCCGCTCTCCGAAATCACGCACAAGCGTCGCGTTTCGGCCTTGGGCCCGGGTGGTCTCACCCGTGAGCGCGCCGGCTTCGAGGTCCGCGACGTTCACCCGACCCATTATGGCCGCATCTGCCCGATTGAGACGCCGGAAGGCCCGAACATCGGCCTGATCAACTCGCTGGCGAGCTTCTCGCGCGTCAACAAGTACGGCTTCATCGAGACGCCCTATCGCAAGGTCATCGACAATAAGGTGACGGACGAGGTCGTGTATCTCTCCGCCATGGAAGAGGCCAAGCACACGATCGCGCAGGCCAACGCCGAAGTGAACCCGGACGGCACCTTCGCCGAGGATCTCATCTCCGCCCGTGAGGCCGGCGAGTTCCTGATGGCGCCGCGCGACCACATCACGCTGATGGACGTCAGCCCCAAGCAGCTTGTTTCGGTTGCCGCATCGCTCATTCCCTTCCTGGAAAACGATGACGCCAACCGCGCGCTCATGGGATCGAACATGCAGCGTCAGGCCGTGCCGCTCGTGCAGGCCGAGGCGCCGTTCGTCGGCACCGGTATGGAAGAGACGGTTGCGCGTGACTCCGGCGCCGCCATCGCGGCCAAGCGCTCGGGCATCGTCGATCAGGTGGACGCCACCCGCATCGTGATCCGCGCCACCGAAGAGATCGAGGCCGGCAAGTCGGGCGTCGACATCTACACGCTGATGAAGTTCCAGCGCTCCAACCAGGATACCTGCATCAACCAGCGTCCGCTGGTGAAGGTGGGCGAGCATGTGAAGGCCGGCGACGTGATCGCCGACGGTCCCTCGACCGAGCTGGGCGAACTGGCCCTGGGCCGCAACAGCCTCGTCGCGTTCATGCCCTGGAATGGCTACAACTACGAGGACTCCATCCTGATCTCCGAGCGGATCGTGAAGGACGACGTCTTCACCTCGATCCACATCGAGGAGTTCGAGGTGATGGCCCGCGACACCAAGCTCGGGCCGGAAGACATCACCCGCGACATCCCCAACGTCGGCGAGGAAGCCCTGCGCAACCTCGACGAGGCGGGCATTGTCTACATCGGCGCCGAGGTGGAGCCTGGCGATATTCTCGTCGGCAAGATCACGCCCAAGGGTGAAAGCCCGATGACGCCGGAAGAGAAGCTCCTCCGCGCCATCTTCGGTGAGAAGGCCAGCGACGTGCGCGACACCTCGCTCCGTCTGCCCCCGGGCGTTGCCGGCACGATCGTCGAAGTGCGCGTGTTCAACCGGCACGGCATCGACAAGGACGAGCGTGCGATGGCCATCGAGCGCGAGGAAATCGACCGTCTCGCCAAGGACCGCGAGGACGAGCGCGCGATCCTCAATCGCGCAACCTTCAACCGCCTGCGCGAGATGTTGATCGGCCAGACGGCCACGGCAGCGCCCAAGGGCGTCAAGAAGGGCGTCGACATCACCGAGGAGCTGCTTTCCGAGGTTGAGCGTCACGAGTGGTGGAAGTTCGCGGTTGCGGACGATGCCCGCCAGTCTCAGCTCGAAGCGGTCAAGACGCAGTATGACGAGGCCGTGAAGGTTATCGTCGAGAAGTTCGAGGACCGCGTCGAGAAGCTGCAGCGCGGCGACGAGCTGCCCCCGGGCGTGCTCAAGATGGTCAAGGTCTTCGTTGCGGTGAAGCGCAAGCTGCAGCCGGGCGACAAGATGGCCGGCCGTCACGGCAACAAGGGCGTCATCTCGCGCATCCTGCCGGTCGAGGACATGCCGTTCCTGGAGGATGGCACCCCGGTCGACATCGTGCTCAACCCGCTGGGCGTGCCGTCGCGCATGAACGTCGGGCAAATCTTCGAGACGCACCTTGGTTGGGCCGCCCGCGGTCTCGGCCAGCAGATCAAGCATGCCCTGCGCGACTGGCGCGAGGCCAACCCGAACGCGGCCGGCGGTGAAATGCCGGAAGCGGTGAAGGAGCGTCTGCTGACCGTCTATGGCGAGGATTATGCGGACGAGATCAAGTCCCGCTCGGCTGAGCAGGTCATCGAGCTTGCCTCCAACCTGGTGACCGGCGTTCCGATCGCGACACCGGTGTTCGACGGTGCGCGTGAAGCCGACGTTTCGGCCATGCTGCAGCTGGCAGGGCTCGATACGTCGGGCCAGTCCACGCTCTATGACGGCCGGACCGGTGACGCGTTCGACCGCAAGGTGACGGTGGGCATCATCTACATGCTCAAGCTGCACCACCTTGTGGACGACAAGATCCACGCCCGTTCCATCGGCCCCTACAGCCTCGTCACCCAGCAGCCGCTGGGCGGTAAGGCCCAGTTCGGTGGTCAGCGCTTCGGTGAGATGGAGGTCTGGGCACTGCAGGCTTATGGTGCAGCCTACACGCTGCAGGAAATGCTCACGGTCAAGTCCGACGACGTGGTCGGCCGTACCAAGGTCTATGAGGCGATCGTCAAGGGTGACGACACCTTCGAGGCCGGCATTCCGGAAAGCTTCAACGTGCTCGTGAAGGAAATGCGCTCGCTCGGCCTCAATGTTGAGCTGGCGGCGCTGGAAGACCTCTCCGACAGCGATGGCGACGACGAACTGCCCGAGGCGGCGGAATAA